One Osmerus mordax isolate fOsmMor3 chromosome 16, fOsmMor3.pri, whole genome shotgun sequence genomic window carries:
- the tmem125b gene encoding transmembrane protein 125, whose protein sequence is MSEMEDYSPARRGHRVLRVRLDPVLIQRRALEEQVELWWFREPLRSLLCYCTSVGLVLGLGLGGVGLLSTTTSLSGEWRLGVGTTLCLLALAVLLKQLLSSAVQDMNCIRSRRRIEQLKSGGCADPVLILVTGLALLLCGGVLMHVALASGHHQPGQRLRDMFLSGMVLLGAGGTIELAVGGYLLVVYLQERRDRRVGQGRRAGRLRTRAVRVMTVSGQMNLAGREASSSRISLI, encoded by the coding sequence ATGTCTGAGATGGAGGACTATTCCCCAGCTCGGCGTGGCCACAGAGTGCTCCGTGTGCGGCTGGACCCGGTCCTGATCCAGAGACGTgctctggaggagcaggtggagtTGTGGTGGTTCCGGGAGCCTCTGCGCTCCCTGCTGTGCTACTGCACCTCAGTGGGCCTGGTACTGGGCCTGGGGCTCGGTGGCGTcggcctcctctccaccaccaccagcctgtCCGGGGAGTGGCGTCTGGGGGTTGGCACCACACTCTGCCTCCTGGCTCTGGCTGTCCTGCTCAAACAGTTGCTCAGCTCTGCTGTGCAGGACATGAACTGCATTCGCAGTCGGCGGCGTATCGAGCAGTTGAAAAGCGGCGGGTGTGCCGACCCCGTGCTCATCCTGGTGACGGGGCTGGCGTTGCTGCTCTGTGGCGGGGTGCTGATGCATGTGGCGCTGGCCAGTGGGCACCACCAGCCTGGGCAGAGGCTCAGGGACATGTTCCTGTCTGGGATGGTCCTGCTAGGGGCTGGAGGGACCATAGAGCTGGCTGTGGGCGGGTACCTGCTGGTGGTCTACCTACAGgaaaggagggacaggagggtgggacaggggaggagggctgggaggctgaggaccagggctgtcAGGGTGATGACAGTCTCAGGTCAGATGAACCTGGCTGGGAGAGAAGCCTCTTCCAGCAGAATCAGCCTCATCTGA
- the LOC136959528 gene encoding protein shisa-like-2A, with the protein MSAVCSSYYSAENVFMNGFSCPKTGSDARAGFCCGFNDIKYCCDDPNSFFPYEYGYMWWLSVGALVGLSIAAVVLLAFLITVCVLCYLFIATKPSRLDNGLPLRAPVIVPSEGPSSSALAPATSGPQGFRKHFMSRKLDCDNQPPDPERLFQRCFMATVTTVKMEGPS; encoded by the exons ATGAGTGCAGTCTGCTCCAGCTACTACAGCGCAGAGAACGTGTTCATGAACGGCTTCTCGTGTCCCAAAACCGGGAGTGACGCTCGTGCGGGGTTCTGTTGTGGATTTAATGATATTAAGTACTGCTGTGACGATCCAAATAGTTTTTTTCCTTATGAGTATGGGTACATGTGGTGGCTGAG TGTGGGGGCCCTGGTGGGTCTGTCCATAGCGGCGGTGGTCCTTTTGGCCTTTCTCATTACCGTCTGTGTCCTCTGCTACCTGTTCATCGCCACCAAGCCAAGTCGTCTTGACAACGGCCTGCCCTTGAGAGCTCCAG TCATAGTCCCCAGTGAGGGGCCCAGCAGCTCTGCTTTGGCCCCTGCCACCAGTGGACCACAGGGCTTCAGGAAGCATTTCATGAGCAGGAAGTTGGACTGTGACAACCAGCCACCTGACCCTGAGCGTCTGTTCCAGAGGTGCTTCATGGCCACTGTCACCACCGTGAAAATGGAAGGTCCCTCATAG